One part of the Thermodesulfobacterium commune DSM 2178 genome encodes these proteins:
- a CDS encoding sensor domain-containing phosphodiesterase, whose amino-acid sequence MVVNEKEVHLKDIAEAILEAPSVGVLIYQENIVYANKFFLELTGYSLEELNRMSILDIFPAEEREYLKSVVERRLRGERFTRVYKELKILRKTGEIRYTLTFANTITYQGKPAGFVVLIDITRQKRLENIVLMLREVNQTITSSLTEEEVFEKICKNLVEKIGLRFVWVGFPDWKTLLIKPKYYYGYEAGYLKKIKVSISAEVPEGRGPVGTALRENRVTIISDIRTDPRFYLWREEALKREYLSVAGIPIYKDGNPYCVLGLYAKEPNFFTDETLGLLEELKGDIEFALKRIEEIRNNVIISQALLKSPAAVFILDEEGKIVFCNETVLRGCGRSFNEIVGQSIEMFGFKLSDGSDFYPVFLKFVSQEGDKFEDVLFCSIKKIYMEMKIYPIEIGGGVRRFIFLGRDVSEERELIAKLEKVMLEDPLTGLLNVEGFERRVNKLLGEVVEGFLVVIDISNFTYINRTYSFEVGNRVLKEIGKVLQGIFPGSKDLIARLGADEFGCFLRKEDYGDVRGLIDRLGLVKEIRVEVDGQEIVVATNVGIGYYPGDGKSVRELLEKASLALSEAKRGGAGEFRFFASHMELKAQEIISLDQLLEKALENRWFVFFYQPYFRAEDLRLAGLEALVRIKVDGKIYNPSEFIDYLEKSRFLPKFEEWMFEEIEEKARRFRVPISVNVSGRSFSRRGFVERFLNKFSGEDLSLEITERVFIEDVGYASDVIKRLRGRGIRVFIDDFGTGYCALSYLRELAVDVIKVDRSFIQGVVEKKRDRDLVEVIVLLARRLGIESLAEGVETEEQLDIVKKLGFNYVQGFLLEKPLPEEELLSKYPEILSKDSQKT is encoded by the coding sequence ATGGTTGTAAATGAAAAAGAGGTTCATTTAAAAGATATCGCCGAGGCTATTTTAGAGGCTCCTTCGGTAGGGGTGCTGATTTATCAGGAAAACATAGTTTATGCTAATAAGTTTTTCTTAGAACTTACCGGATATTCCTTAGAAGAGTTAAACAGGATGAGTATTTTGGATATTTTTCCAGCTGAAGAAAGAGAATATCTTAAATCTGTAGTGGAAAGAAGACTTAGAGGGGAGAGGTTTACAAGGGTTTATAAGGAGTTAAAAATTTTAAGGAAAACTGGGGAGATAAGGTATACCCTTACTTTTGCTAACACCATCACCTATCAGGGTAAGCCAGCAGGTTTTGTGGTTTTGATAGATATTACCAGGCAGAAGAGGCTTGAAAACATAGTTTTGATGCTTAGAGAGGTTAACCAGACGATAACCAGTTCCCTAACTGAAGAGGAGGTTTTTGAGAAGATTTGTAAGAACCTGGTAGAGAAGATAGGGCTTAGGTTTGTGTGGGTAGGATTTCCTGATTGGAAGACACTACTTATAAAACCTAAGTATTACTATGGATATGAGGCAGGATATCTAAAAAAAATAAAGGTTTCAATAAGTGCCGAGGTGCCTGAAGGAAGAGGACCTGTAGGCACCGCCCTCAGAGAAAATAGAGTTACCATAATCTCTGACATAAGAACTGACCCTCGTTTTTATCTTTGGAGGGAAGAAGCTTTAAAGAGGGAGTATCTTTCAGTAGCAGGGATACCTATCTATAAAGATGGTAATCCTTATTGTGTGTTAGGGCTTTATGCCAAGGAGCCCAATTTTTTTACCGATGAGACTTTAGGGCTTTTAGAGGAGCTTAAAGGAGACATAGAGTTTGCGTTAAAGAGGATAGAGGAGATTAGAAACAATGTTATCATCTCTCAAGCTCTTCTTAAATCTCCGGCAGCTGTATTTATTTTAGACGAAGAAGGCAAGATAGTTTTTTGCAACGAGACAGTGTTGAGGGGATGTGGTAGGTCTTTTAATGAGATTGTTGGTCAATCTATAGAGATGTTTGGTTTTAAGTTATCGGATGGTTCTGATTTTTATCCTGTATTTTTGAAGTTTGTATCTCAAGAAGGAGATAAATTTGAGGATGTATTGTTTTGTTCTATAAAAAAAATATATATGGAGATGAAGATTTATCCCATAGAGATTGGAGGAGGGGTAAGAAGGTTTATTTTTTTAGGCAGGGATGTTAGTGAGGAAAGGGAGTTGATAGCCAAGTTAGAGAAGGTTATGTTAGAGGATCCTTTGACAGGTCTTTTGAATGTTGAAGGTTTTGAGAGGAGGGTTAACAAGCTTTTAGGTGAAGTGGTTGAGGGATTTTTGGTAGTTATAGATATATCTAATTTTACCTACATCAACCGGACTTATAGTTTTGAGGTAGGAAATAGGGTTTTAAAGGAGATTGGTAAGGTTTTACAGGGTATTTTCCCAGGAAGTAAGGATTTGATAGCTCGACTTGGGGCAGATGAGTTTGGATGTTTTCTGAGGAAGGAAGATTATGGAGATGTAAGGGGGTTGATAGATAGGCTTGGTTTGGTTAAGGAGATAAGGGTAGAGGTAGATGGGCAGGAGATAGTGGTTGCTACTAACGTAGGTATTGGTTATTATCCAGGAGACGGAAAAAGTGTAAGGGAGCTATTGGAGAAGGCTTCATTGGCGCTAAGTGAGGCAAAGAGGGGAGGGGCAGGTGAGTTTAGATTTTTTGCTTCACATATGGAGTTAAAGGCCCAGGAGATTATTTCTTTAGACCAATTGTTAGAGAAGGCTTTAGAAAATAGGTGGTTTGTGTTTTTTTATCAGCCATATTTTAGGGCAGAGGATTTGAGGCTGGCAGGGTTGGAGGCATTGGTTAGAATAAAGGTGGATGGTAAGATTTATAATCCTTCGGAGTTTATAGACTATTTGGAGAAGAGCCGGTTTTTACCTAAGTTTGAGGAGTGGATGTTTGAGGAGATAGAGGAAAAGGCAAGGAGGTTTAGGGTTCCGATTTCAGTTAATGTATCAGGGAGGTCGTTTAGTAGGAGGGGGTTTGTTGAGAGGTTTTTGAATAAGTTTAGTGGTGAGGATTTGAGTTTAGAGATAACAGAAAGAGTGTTTATAGAGGATGTGGGGTATGCAAGTGATGTGATAAAGAGGTTAAGGGGAAGGGGGATAAGGGTTTTTATAGATGATTTTGGGACAGGATATTGTGCGTTAAGTTATTTAAGGGAATTGGCTGTTGATGTGATAAAGGTGGACAGGAGTTTTATCCAAGGTGTGGTTGAAAAAAAGAGGGATAGAGATTTGGTAGAGGTGATTGTGTTACTGGCAAGAAGGTTAGGGATAGAGAGTTTAGCAGAGGGGGTTGAAACAGAGGAACAGCTTGATATAGTTAAAAAATTAGGTTTTAATTATGTCCAAGGATTTTTGTTAGAAAAACCGTTGCCAGAGGAAGAACTTCTTTCAAAGTATCCAGAAATATTATCTAAGGATAGTCAGAAAACATAA
- a CDS encoding PilZ domain-containing protein, whose protein sequence is MYEKDKRYYTRYKIRLEGKVATEKGQVFQVEILDLSIEGARLKTDRDIPLYEGDIINLLIKWKSSIKCKAEIRWVKTERFNTEFGVKFIEMPMKDRETLTSLISEHALTNLLDTYLR, encoded by the coding sequence ATGTATGAAAAAGATAAAAGGTATTATACCCGCTATAAGATTCGTTTGGAGGGTAAGGTTGCTACAGAGAAAGGGCAGGTTTTTCAGGTAGAGATTTTAGATTTAAGCATAGAAGGTGCTCGCCTAAAAACTGATAGAGATATACCTTTGTATGAAGGAGATATTATCAACTTATTGATAAAATGGAAAAGTTCTATCAAATGTAAAGCAGAAATTAGGTGGGTAAAAACCGAAAGGTTTAACACAGAATTTGGGGTAAAATTTATCGAAATGCCTATGAAAGATAGAGAAACTTTAACTTCTCTTATCTCTGAGCATGCTTTAACCAATCTTCTGGATACCTACCTTCGTTAA
- a CDS encoding cupin domain-containing protein, with product MGVKINIADVEMKPHPKFDGVKIGFVVTKDVCCEASITILEIPGETELPIHTHEKEADTIFVLQGEGEIFINGKWEPIKAGDIVTILPKEEHGLKVKGEVPMRCYIIHAPALW from the coding sequence ATGGGAGTTAAAATTAACATAGCTGATGTTGAGATGAAACCTCATCCTAAGTTTGATGGGGTAAAAATAGGTTTTGTGGTTACCAAAGACGTATGTTGTGAAGCAAGTATAACCATTCTTGAAATTCCTGGTGAAACAGAACTCCCTATACATACCCACGAAAAAGAGGCTGATACCATCTTTGTGCTTCAAGGAGAAGGAGAAATTTTTATTAATGGAAAGTGGGAACCTATCAAGGCTGGAGATATCGTAACCATACTTCCTAAAGAGGAGCATGGTTTAAAAGTAAAAGGAGAAGTTCCTATGAGATGTTACATTATTCATGCCCCTGCTCTTTGGTAA
- a CDS encoding AAA family ATPase: protein MFLKKIEIYGFKSFPYKVTIPFSPGITGIVGPNGAGKSNVLDAIKWVLGEQSPKKLRVKELSDLIFAGNEDKKKVDFAEVRMTINHDPPVWEKYKDFPEVVITRRFYRNGESEFFINQKPCRLKDIQFLFLELGINTQSYSIIDQGEVSKFIELSPKERRIFLEDLAGVSKFKITEEETKKNLKLTEENLIRLNDVLKEVENQYHHLKKQAEEAKQYLNLKQRLEKLIAEKNLYLWKKNHQEKKEIETNILGLKEEISQTEKQIEVLETEEHVLSQKLLGLENTIRSLREELESKEKIYKDWEVRFGNLLREERDLVHRIDKEKVKEETEKRQLEALDKENHNIEETLNKLKNQAEKLKTQLEKLKTQKETLKNLYEEKLSEFKTQEETFFRLQKEVEKFNEKKHLLEREIQNLTREKESAKKFYQNLKLEKEKLEKESTLWNNLIDEKEQKLKKLTNEEELLSKEIEKLIQKSNQLKLAAENLKGEKKSIEERILLINRLLPNKDKNSFKNLPFHVDFLPNFLNVKEKEDLDLLEIVFKEDLNALLIEGIPHIKTISGYVKENTPLFLKNPEFIRFFEIKKEGELTEALLESYAKNPRFIYVKKEGLLFTPFGFIYVLKKKNEGKIRLQKELEELYQAKIQVEDRLKALTLEEQNLKERLSSYQTKRNQFLNEIKKLKAEIENIQKQKQNFQLSWVKIEEKESNVKERLNQISQEINRLNQEKEEIENQFHLVKNELEKNKETYQKTKAEITGLEKQIKDIETSLNKLLQETIQIKTKRDSLLQRKTEIQKQTEKLKNNLKTYQNSIDLLQQQLLHIKERLKEVREKKDSYLKEIEGLKKDLDKVNQQKIEVEKNLRSLEQQKKQKEKEIKNLETQIYNLEIRLTEKKLLLENLKQALEGVEFDPFSLENEELDNKIDLNLLEKEIQKLKEDLKNFQEINLASIKEFEVISERYHQLLNQKEDLEKGIAKLQEILENLKQLSKEKIQTTLQEVNQKLSEIFSLIFKGGDAQLIFNGDDLLTAGLDFQVKIPGKNIKHLNMLSGGEKALCVLAILIAFYLVKPGPFCIFDEVDAPLDEKNSLKFIRLLNLIKKNSQIILVTHNPNVMKEVDTLLGVTMEEKGISKVFIIKPFERVNEGRYPEDWLKHAQR from the coding sequence GTGTTTCTAAAGAAAATAGAAATCTACGGTTTTAAGTCCTTCCCTTATAAAGTTACCATTCCATTTTCACCAGGAATTACAGGGATAGTAGGGCCAAACGGAGCTGGAAAAAGTAACGTCCTTGATGCAATTAAATGGGTCTTAGGGGAACAAAGTCCTAAAAAACTCAGGGTTAAAGAGCTTTCAGACCTTATCTTCGCAGGTAATGAAGACAAAAAAAAGGTGGATTTTGCTGAAGTAAGGATGACCATAAACCATGACCCTCCAGTATGGGAAAAATACAAAGATTTTCCGGAGGTAGTCATTACCAGAAGATTTTACCGAAACGGAGAAAGTGAATTTTTTATTAATCAAAAGCCTTGCCGACTTAAAGACATCCAGTTTTTGTTTTTAGAATTAGGGATCAACACCCAATCTTATAGTATCATAGACCAGGGAGAAGTATCTAAGTTTATAGAACTTTCACCTAAAGAAAGAAGAATATTTTTAGAAGACTTGGCAGGGGTTTCTAAGTTTAAAATCACCGAAGAAGAAACCAAAAAAAACCTAAAACTTACTGAAGAAAACCTAATCAGATTAAACGATGTGTTAAAGGAGGTAGAAAATCAATATCATCATCTTAAAAAACAAGCTGAAGAAGCCAAACAATACCTTAATCTTAAACAAAGGTTAGAAAAACTAATAGCAGAAAAAAACCTATATCTTTGGAAAAAAAACCATCAAGAAAAAAAGGAAATAGAAACTAACATCTTAGGTTTAAAAGAAGAAATCTCTCAAACGGAAAAACAAATAGAAGTTTTAGAAACCGAAGAGCACGTTCTTTCTCAAAAACTTTTAGGTTTAGAAAATACCATAAGAAGCTTGAGAGAAGAGCTTGAAAGTAAAGAAAAAATCTATAAAGACTGGGAAGTAAGATTTGGCAACCTACTAAGAGAAGAAAGAGACCTTGTGCATAGGATTGACAAAGAAAAAGTAAAAGAAGAAACTGAAAAAAGGCAGTTAGAAGCCTTAGATAAAGAAAATCATAACATAGAAGAAACCCTAAACAAACTAAAAAACCAGGCAGAAAAATTAAAAACTCAGTTAGAAAAACTCAAAACTCAAAAAGAAACACTTAAAAACCTGTATGAAGAAAAACTATCTGAATTTAAAACACAGGAAGAAACTTTTTTCCGGTTGCAAAAAGAGGTAGAAAAATTTAACGAAAAAAAACATCTTCTTGAGAGAGAAATTCAAAATTTAACCAGAGAAAAAGAATCCGCTAAAAAGTTTTATCAAAATTTAAAGTTAGAAAAAGAAAAATTAGAAAAAGAAAGTACTTTATGGAATAATTTAATCGATGAAAAAGAGCAAAAACTAAAAAAATTAACCAACGAAGAAGAACTTCTATCTAAAGAAATAGAAAAACTCATACAAAAATCCAACCAGCTAAAACTTGCTGCCGAAAACTTAAAGGGAGAAAAAAAATCTATAGAAGAAAGAATTTTATTAATCAACAGGTTATTACCTAACAAAGATAAAAACTCTTTTAAAAACTTACCCTTTCATGTTGATTTTTTGCCAAATTTTTTGAATGTAAAAGAAAAGGAAGATTTGGACTTATTAGAAATAGTGTTTAAAGAAGATCTAAACGCTCTTTTAATAGAGGGAATCCCTCATATCAAAACAATCTCAGGATACGTAAAAGAAAATACCCCCCTTTTCCTTAAAAATCCAGAGTTTATAAGGTTTTTTGAAATAAAAAAAGAGGGAGAGCTTACAGAAGCACTTTTAGAAAGTTATGCCAAAAATCCTCGTTTTATCTATGTTAAAAAAGAAGGTTTACTTTTTACTCCATTTGGGTTTATTTATGTTTTAAAGAAAAAAAATGAAGGTAAGATTCGTCTTCAAAAGGAATTAGAAGAACTTTATCAAGCAAAAATACAGGTTGAAGATAGACTTAAAGCCTTAACGTTAGAAGAACAAAATCTAAAAGAAAGGTTATCTTCTTATCAAACTAAACGCAATCAATTTTTAAATGAAATAAAAAAGCTAAAAGCTGAGATAGAAAACATACAAAAACAAAAACAAAATTTTCAACTTTCATGGGTAAAAATCGAAGAAAAAGAAAGCAATGTTAAAGAAAGACTGAATCAAATCAGTCAAGAGATTAATAGACTTAACCAGGAAAAAGAAGAAATTGAAAATCAGTTCCATCTCGTTAAAAATGAATTAGAAAAAAATAAAGAAACCTATCAAAAAACCAAGGCAGAAATAACTGGTTTAGAAAAACAAATTAAAGACATAGAAACTTCGTTAAACAAACTTCTCCAAGAAACAATCCAAATAAAAACCAAAAGAGATAGCCTTTTACAAAGAAAAACAGAGATTCAAAAACAGACTGAAAAACTAAAAAATAATCTAAAAACATATCAAAATTCTATAGACCTCCTTCAACAACAACTCCTACATATAAAAGAAAGATTAAAAGAAGTCAGAGAAAAAAAAGATTCTTATTTAAAAGAGATAGAAGGTTTAAAAAAAGATTTAGACAAAGTTAATCAACAAAAAATTGAAGTAGAAAAAAACTTACGTTCTTTAGAGCAACAAAAAAAACAAAAAGAAAAAGAGATTAAGAACTTAGAAACCCAAATCTATAACTTGGAAATAAGGCTTACTGAGAAAAAACTTTTGTTAGAAAATCTAAAACAAGCTTTAGAAGGAGTAGAGTTTGATCCCTTTTCTCTTGAAAATGAAGAATTAGATAATAAAATAGATTTAAATCTTTTAGAAAAAGAAATTCAAAAGTTAAAAGAAGATTTAAAAAATTTTCAAGAGATAAATTTAGCCAGTATCAAAGAATTTGAAGTAATTTCTGAAAGATACCATCAACTTCTTAATCAAAAAGAAGATTTAGAAAAAGGAATCGCAAAACTTCAAGAAATTCTCGAAAATCTCAAACAGCTTTCTAAGGAAAAAATCCAAACTACTTTACAAGAAGTAAACCAAAAGCTCTCTGAAATTTTTTCCCTGATTTTTAAGGGAGGAGATGCTCAACTTATCTTTAATGGAGATGACCTTTTAACCGCGGGACTTGATTTTCAAGTTAAAATACCAGGAAAAAACATAAAACATCTAAACATGCTTTCCGGAGGGGAAAAAGCTCTGTGTGTATTGGCAATTTTGATAGCTTTTTATCTGGTAAAACCAGGACCATTCTGTATTTTTGACGAGGTGGATGCACCACTTGACGAAAAAAATTCTCTTAAATTCATCAGGTTATTAAATCTTATAAAGAAAAATTCTCAAATTATCCTTGTAACCCATAATCCTAACGTGATGAAAGAAGTAGATACCCTTTTAGGGGTAACCATGGAAGAAAAAGGAATCTCTAAGGTTTTTATCATAAAACCCTTTGAAAGGGTTAACGAAGGTAGGTATCCAGAAGATTGGTTAAAGCATGCTCAGAGATAA
- the argB gene encoding acetylglutamate kinase yields MEILEKAKILISALPYFREFYKKIMVIKYGGHAMVDPSLKQNFAQDIALMKYVGICPVIVHGGGPQINQVMERMGLKPVFIEGQRVTDEETMNVVEMVLVGTVNKNIVSLLNRAGVKAVGLSGRDGELIVAEKMKVYKYRGEDRPPEIIDIGRVGKVKEVNPQILFTLIENDFIPVIAPVGIGPDGEAYNINADLVAGALAVALKAEKLVYLSDVEGVKDEKGNLISTLTIKDIDRLIETGIAKGGMIPKLKSAKKALTGGVKKVHIIDGRVPHSLIIELFTDEGVGTQVVFTEQ; encoded by the coding sequence ATGGAAATATTAGAAAAGGCAAAGATACTTATCTCGGCTTTACCTTATTTTAGAGAGTTTTATAAAAAAATCATGGTTATTAAATATGGCGGTCATGCCATGGTAGATCCATCTCTTAAACAAAACTTTGCTCAGGACATTGCTTTGATGAAATATGTAGGGATTTGTCCTGTGATAGTCCATGGAGGAGGACCTCAGATTAATCAAGTTATGGAACGGATGGGGTTAAAACCTGTGTTTATAGAAGGGCAGAGGGTTACAGATGAAGAAACCATGAACGTGGTTGAGATGGTGCTGGTAGGGACGGTGAACAAAAACATCGTGAGTTTGTTAAACCGAGCTGGAGTAAAGGCAGTAGGACTTTCTGGAAGAGACGGAGAGCTTATCGTTGCAGAAAAAATGAAGGTTTATAAATACAGAGGGGAAGATAGACCTCCAGAAATCATAGACATAGGAAGAGTAGGGAAAGTAAAAGAGGTTAATCCTCAGATCCTTTTTACTTTGATAGAAAATGATTTTATTCCGGTTATTGCTCCAGTAGGAATAGGACCCGACGGAGAGGCTTATAACATAAACGCAGATTTAGTGGCAGGAGCCTTGGCTGTTGCTCTTAAAGCCGAAAAATTGGTTTACCTTTCTGATGTAGAAGGAGTTAAGGATGAAAAAGGGAACTTAATTTCTACATTAACCATAAAAGATATAGACCGATTGATAGAAACAGGTATCGCAAAAGGAGGTATGATCCCTAAGTTAAAGAGTGCCAAAAAGGCTTTAACAGGGGGGGTCAAGAAGGTACATATCATAGACGGAAGAGTGCCTCATAGCTTAATCATAGAACTTTTTACCGACGAAGGTGTAGGGACTCAGGTAGTTTTTACTGAACAATAG
- a CDS encoding valine--tRNA ligase, with protein MIELNLDKSYDPKKVENKWYKVWEEKGYFEPSFDKNKPKFSIVIPPPNVTGVLHIGHALNNTIQDVLARYKRMDGYDVLWVPGTDHAGIATQNVVEKEIAKEGLTRQALGREKFIERVWQWKERCGNIIIDQLKKLGASCSWSYQRFTMDEGLSRAVKEVFVNLWKEGLIYRGDYIINWCPRCGTALADLEVEMRETQGKLWYLKYPLEDGSGFVVVATTRPETMLGDTAVAVNPDDERYKGLIGKFLVLPLIKRKIPIIADKAVDPEFGTGAVKVTPAHDFADFEMAKRHNLPLIKVIGEDGFMTEEAGPYKGLERYEARKKVLEDLKTQGFLEKEEDYKLILGHCYRCDTVIEPLVSKQWFVATKPLAQPAIAAVEYGFIKFIPENWTNLYFDWMRNIRDWCISRQIWWGHRIPVWYCKDCGETIVSKEELVEKCPVCNSEKVYQDEDVLDTWFSSALWPFSTMGWPEKTETLTTFYPTSVLVTSFDIIFFWVARMIMMGIHFMGQIPFQKVYIHALVRDEKGQKMSKSRGNVIDPLVMIEKYGADALRFTLIALAAQGRDIKLSEARIEGFKHFINKIWNASRFVLMNIEKESAEVEIEPAKLPLWHKWILSELQRTVKKVREKLEEFEFDQAAMEVYYFFWGKFCDWFLEVAKVYLRKEETKLQTQKVLLEVLTTCLKLLHPFIPFVTEEIWAHLPKKDTEHIIKTNYPVFKEDLIDELAEKRVQFLQELTVGIRNIKAEYGLTAKTDLEVFYHCSEDQYLNLLSQEKEVIEFLAKVKKIEGVKQHIKSKGEVSYILSKGEVLINLENLIDLEKELQRLTKEKEKLESKLKQIEKKLNNQEFLEKAPKEVVEKERGTYQELMDRLKVVLRYIEDLQKN; from the coding sequence TTGATCGAGTTGAACCTTGACAAAAGTTATGATCCTAAAAAAGTAGAAAACAAATGGTATAAAGTATGGGAAGAGAAAGGGTATTTTGAACCATCTTTTGACAAGAATAAACCAAAATTTTCTATAGTTATCCCTCCTCCAAACGTAACAGGGGTTTTACATATAGGTCATGCCTTAAACAACACCATACAAGATGTGTTAGCACGTTATAAAAGAATGGATGGATACGATGTTTTATGGGTTCCGGGGACTGACCATGCAGGAATAGCTACCCAAAACGTGGTAGAGAAAGAAATCGCTAAAGAAGGTTTGACCAGACAAGCCTTAGGAAGGGAGAAATTTATAGAAAGGGTTTGGCAATGGAAAGAAAGATGTGGAAACATCATCATAGACCAGTTGAAAAAGTTAGGGGCAAGTTGTAGTTGGTCATACCAAAGGTTTACGATGGACGAAGGTCTTTCGAGGGCAGTTAAAGAGGTTTTTGTAAACCTTTGGAAAGAAGGTCTTATCTATCGGGGGGATTATATCATAAATTGGTGCCCTCGTTGTGGCACTGCTCTTGCTGATTTAGAGGTAGAGATGAGAGAAACTCAGGGAAAACTCTGGTACTTAAAGTATCCTTTAGAAGATGGTAGTGGTTTTGTGGTGGTAGCAACCACCAGACCTGAGACCATGTTAGGGGATACCGCGGTTGCTGTAAATCCTGACGACGAAAGATATAAAGGATTAATCGGTAAGTTTTTGGTTCTTCCTTTAATAAAAAGAAAAATACCGATAATAGCAGACAAGGCAGTAGACCCTGAATTTGGAACAGGTGCGGTAAAGGTTACTCCAGCTCATGATTTTGCTGACTTTGAAATGGCAAAAAGACACAACCTGCCTTTAATAAAGGTAATAGGTGAAGATGGTTTTATGACAGAAGAAGCTGGGCCTTATAAAGGACTAGAAAGATATGAAGCGAGAAAAAAGGTATTGGAGGATTTAAAAACTCAGGGGTTTCTTGAAAAAGAGGAAGATTATAAGCTTATACTAGGACACTGTTATAGATGTGATACGGTAATAGAGCCTTTGGTTTCTAAACAGTGGTTTGTGGCTACCAAACCTTTGGCTCAACCTGCTATAGCAGCTGTAGAGTATGGGTTTATAAAGTTTATACCAGAAAACTGGACGAATCTTTATTTTGATTGGATGAGAAACATAAGAGATTGGTGTATCTCTCGTCAAATATGGTGGGGACATCGTATACCTGTGTGGTATTGTAAAGACTGTGGGGAAACCATCGTCAGTAAGGAAGAACTCGTAGAAAAATGTCCTGTTTGTAATTCTGAAAAGGTTTATCAAGATGAAGATGTTCTTGATACCTGGTTTTCTTCAGCTCTTTGGCCTTTTTCTACGATGGGATGGCCTGAAAAAACAGAAACTTTAACCACTTTTTATCCCACCTCTGTCTTGGTTACCAGTTTTGATATCATTTTCTTTTGGGTAGCTCGTATGATCATGATGGGAATTCATTTTATGGGGCAAATACCTTTCCAAAAAGTTTACATACATGCTTTGGTTAGGGATGAAAAAGGTCAAAAGATGAGTAAAAGCAGGGGGAATGTGATAGACCCCTTGGTAATGATAGAAAAATATGGGGCAGATGCCCTAAGGTTTACCCTGATAGCCCTTGCTGCTCAAGGTAGGGATATAAAGCTATCTGAGGCAAGGATTGAGGGGTTTAAACATTTTATCAACAAGATATGGAACGCAAGTAGGTTTGTCCTTATGAACATTGAAAAAGAGTCCGCTGAAGTAGAAATAGAACCAGCCAAACTTCCTTTGTGGCACAAATGGATACTTTCTGAACTTCAGAGAACGGTTAAAAAGGTCAGAGAAAAACTGGAAGAATTTGAGTTTGATCAGGCAGCTATGGAGGTTTATTACTTTTTCTGGGGTAAATTTTGCGATTGGTTTTTAGAAGTAGCCAAAGTTTACCTTAGAAAAGAAGAAACAAAACTTCAAACGCAAAAGGTATTGTTAGAGGTGTTAACCACTTGTCTAAAATTACTTCATCCTTTTATTCCTTTTGTTACTGAAGAGATTTGGGCTCACTTGCCAAAAAAAGATACAGAACATATAATAAAAACTAATTATCCTGTTTTTAAAGAAGATTTGATAGATGAGTTAGCAGAAAAAAGAGTTCAATTTTTACAGGAATTAACGGTTGGGATAAGAAATATTAAAGCAGAATACGGTCTTACGGCTAAGACAGATCTAGAAGTTTTTTATCATTGTTCTGAAGATCAATATTTAAATCTTTTATCTCAAGAAAAAGAGGTAATAGAGTTTTTGGCTAAGGTAAAGAAAATCGAGGGCGTAAAACAACATATTAAAAGTAAAGGAGAAGTATCCTATATTTTATCTAAAGGGGAAGTTTTAATAAACTTAGAAAACCTTATAGATTTAGAAAAAGAGTTGCAAAGGTTAACCAAAGAAAAGGAAAAACTTGAGTCTAAGTTAAAACAAATAGAAAAAAAACTTAACAACCAGGAATTTTTAGAAAAAGCACCTAAGGAGGTAGTGGAAAAAGAAAGAGGAACCTATCAAGAGCTTATGGATAGGCTTAAAGTCGTCTTGCGTTATATAGAAGACCTGCAAAAAAACTGA